The following are encoded together in the Sediminitomix flava genome:
- a CDS encoding helix-hairpin-helix domain-containing protein: MFISSLWDTFFPLKESDYLAHEYDSLLKAIEKEEEQQKEKPVEYFTFNPNKIGLEEWEKLGMPSYLSVRIENFKSKGGIFYKKEDLRKIYGLTDSTYQKLEQYISIPQRKKFQKKYAKKNFYVKDKKDSIQSDSSQIFVKFKKKEIKNFDLNTGNQEDFKQIKGIGEKRAKSIINYRNKLGSFYAFNQLMEIEYFPEVLVDSLRKYCVIDKAQIKRIHINHISYMQLGRHPYLTWKEAKLIVNYREQHGAFLTDEDFKSLKYVNKKTIDRILPYLDFTENPSL; this comes from the coding sequence ATGTTTATTTCAAGTTTATGGGATACTTTTTTCCCTCTTAAAGAATCAGATTATTTAGCTCACGAATATGATAGTTTGCTGAAAGCGATTGAGAAAGAAGAAGAACAGCAGAAAGAGAAACCAGTAGAATATTTCACTTTTAATCCGAATAAAATAGGTTTAGAAGAATGGGAAAAGTTGGGAATGCCTTCGTACCTATCTGTTAGAATTGAAAACTTTAAGTCTAAAGGAGGTATTTTTTATAAGAAAGAAGATCTAAGAAAAATATATGGATTAACTGATTCTACCTATCAGAAGTTAGAACAGTATATTTCAATTCCTCAAAGAAAGAAGTTTCAGAAAAAATACGCAAAGAAGAATTTTTATGTGAAAGATAAAAAGGATTCTATACAGAGCGATTCCTCTCAGATTTTTGTGAAGTTTAAAAAGAAAGAAATTAAGAATTTTGATTTAAATACTGGGAATCAAGAAGACTTCAAACAGATTAAAGGGATTGGAGAAAAGCGAGCAAAGTCTATTATCAATTACAGAAATAAGCTAGGAAGTTTTTATGCTTTTAATCAGCTGATGGAGATTGAATACTTTCCTGAAGTATTGGTCGATAGTTTAAGAAAATATTGTGTAATCGATAAGGCTCAAATCAAAAGAATCCATATCAATCACATTAGCTATATGCAATTAGGTCGTCATCCTTATCTGACTTGGAAAGAGGCAAAACTAATTGTGAATTACCGAGAACAGCATGGGGCATTTTTAACTGACGAAGATTTCAAATCACTGAAATATGTAAACAAAAAGACGATTGATCGAATCCTACCTTATTTAGACTTTACTGAAAATCCAAGTTTGTGA
- a CDS encoding glycosyltransferase has translation MESKAIKVSILIAARNEETNIINCLQSIAALESERATWEVWVGNDGSEDRTEALVREFIADKPNFHLVNIEGQIDGLKGKTNVLVQLEKQAIPYSNPDYLMYTDADIQVPSSWVESMLPKENEPAECMITGATTVTEGKLFHRLQGLDWLIALFFISQASKRGNPPTALGNNMLVHTQTYLKVGGYTAIKHTPVEDYALCQLFKKNGFKVIHRYSRETLCITEPCLSWKELFKQRRRWMHGALETPLWIRGILISNSFALLALLVGMAFYPLLTIAAWATRILFLWASQYWIHRSLALKVRPLDFAAFDFYLLYFNFSLLIYYLFTPKVKWKGRTF, from the coding sequence TTGGAAAGTAAAGCAATAAAAGTCAGCATCTTGATTGCTGCCCGAAACGAAGAAACGAACATCATTAATTGCCTTCAATCCATTGCAGCTCTTGAGTCTGAAAGAGCGACTTGGGAAGTGTGGGTAGGAAATGATGGTTCGGAAGACCGCACAGAGGCTTTAGTCAGAGAATTTATTGCTGATAAGCCTAATTTCCACCTTGTAAATATTGAAGGGCAGATTGATGGTTTGAAAGGGAAAACCAATGTATTGGTTCAATTGGAAAAGCAAGCAATTCCTTATTCAAACCCTGATTATTTAATGTATACCGATGCAGACATTCAAGTACCATCTTCTTGGGTAGAGAGTATGCTGCCAAAGGAAAATGAGCCTGCTGAGTGTATGATCACAGGTGCCACTACAGTTACTGAGGGAAAACTTTTTCACCGCCTTCAAGGACTTGATTGGCTAATTGCATTATTTTTTATTTCACAAGCAAGTAAAAGAGGAAATCCGCCTACTGCACTCGGAAACAATATGCTTGTACATACACAAACTTATCTGAAGGTTGGGGGATATACAGCGATTAAACATACGCCTGTAGAAGATTATGCTTTGTGTCAGCTTTTCAAGAAAAATGGTTTTAAGGTAATCCACCGATATTCAAGAGAAACTTTGTGTATAACTGAGCCTTGTTTGAGTTGGAAGGAGTTATTCAAGCAAAGAAGGCGATGGATGCACGGAGCGTTAGAGACACCACTTTGGATCAGAGGTATTCTGATTTCTAATTCTTTTGCTCTTTTAGCTCTTCTTGTAGGTATGGCTTTTTATCCTTTACTAACTATTGCTGCTTGGGCTACAAGAATTTTATTTCTTTGGGCTTCTCAATATTGGATTCACCGAAGTCTGGCTTTGAAAGTAAGACCTTTGGATTTTGCCGCATTTGACTTCTATTTATTGTATTTCAACTTCAGTTTACTAATCTATTATTTGTTTACTCCAAAAGTGAAATGGAAAGGTCGTACTTTTTAA
- a CDS encoding D-glycero-alpha-D-manno-heptose-1,7-bisphosphate 7-phosphatase — protein sequence MKTKCVFLDRDGVLNKDYVDYAYTLDKFEILPGVPEALQKLKDAGFKLVILTNQSGIVKGVYEKKDVMICHNALQEACDNAIDYMYYAPLHEKWSNSLSRKPGTLMFERALYKFDADLENTWMIGDKERDLVPALEVGIPHRIQVDNEPVEGSCSTHYAKDLLDAVDNIILASEK from the coding sequence ATGAAGACGAAATGCGTTTTTCTAGATAGAGATGGAGTTCTAAATAAAGACTACGTTGATTACGCTTATACATTAGACAAATTTGAGATTTTACCTGGTGTTCCAGAAGCTTTACAAAAGCTAAAAGATGCAGGTTTCAAATTAGTAATCCTTACAAATCAGTCGGGAATTGTAAAAGGAGTTTATGAGAAGAAAGATGTGATGATCTGTCACAATGCACTTCAGGAAGCTTGTGATAATGCAATCGATTATATGTACTATGCGCCATTGCATGAGAAATGGTCAAATTCTTTGAGCCGTAAGCCAGGAACTTTGATGTTTGAGCGCGCTTTGTACAAGTTCGATGCAGATCTTGAAAACACTTGGATGATTGGTGATAAAGAAAGAGATTTGGTACCTGCTTTAGAAGTAGGAATTCCTCACAGAATTCAAGTAGATAATGAGCCTGTGGAAGGTTCATGTTCAACACACTATGCTAAAGATCTTTTGGATGCCGTAGATAACATTATCTTGGCTAGCGAAAAATAA
- a CDS encoding Ldh family oxidoreductase: MFSYKQLQDFCISVFQEMGCPIEEAEMAAKVLISADLRGVDSHGVARLIGYVRLWKNGRINPTPNIKIVHETPSTAVVDGDAGLGLVVAPKTMEIVMDKADNVGTGWASVKNSNHYGIAGHHAMMALERDMIGMSMTNASPLVAPTFAKERMLGTNPIAVAIPANEQPPFVADFATTTAANGKLEILQRKQEEAPTGWVQDADGNQSVDASALKGGGALLPLGSDRVRSSHKGYCLGSIVDIFSAVFSGANFGPWAPPFVSFLPLHPNPVGEGLGHFFGAMRVDAFRPADEFKADMDTWISRFREAEPVSPDQKVLIPGDPEREFEKIRKLEGIPLLDPVIKDLEEVAAEFGMKFPL, encoded by the coding sequence ATGTTTTCTTATAAACAATTACAGGACTTTTGTATTTCAGTATTCCAAGAAATGGGATGTCCTATTGAAGAAGCTGAAATGGCTGCAAAAGTTTTGATTTCTGCTGACCTTAGAGGGGTAGATTCGCATGGTGTGGCACGTCTTATTGGCTATGTGCGACTTTGGAAAAATGGAAGAATTAATCCGACACCAAATATCAAGATTGTTCATGAAACACCAAGTACTGCGGTAGTAGACGGTGATGCTGGTCTTGGACTTGTTGTGGCTCCAAAAACGATGGAGATCGTGATGGACAAGGCTGACAACGTAGGAACGGGATGGGCTTCTGTCAAAAACTCGAATCATTACGGGATAGCTGGTCATCATGCTATGATGGCACTTGAAAGAGATATGATTGGGATGTCAATGACTAATGCTAGTCCGTTAGTAGCTCCTACTTTTGCCAAAGAACGTATGTTGGGTACAAACCCAATCGCGGTAGCTATTCCTGCCAATGAGCAACCTCCGTTTGTGGCAGATTTTGCAACAACAACAGCAGCAAATGGAAAGCTAGAAATCTTGCAACGTAAGCAAGAGGAAGCCCCAACAGGTTGGGTTCAAGATGCAGATGGAAATCAATCTGTAGATGCTTCAGCCCTGAAAGGTGGAGGAGCTTTATTACCTCTAGGAAGTGACAGAGTTCGTAGTAGCCATAAAGGATATTGCTTAGGGTCAATCGTAGATATTTTCTCAGCAGTATTTTCGGGGGCAAATTTTGGCCCTTGGGCTCCACCATTTGTAAGTTTCTTGCCTTTGCATCCTAATCCGGTTGGGGAAGGTCTGGGGCATTTCTTTGGTGCAATGCGTGTAGATGCATTCCGTCCTGCCGATGAATTTAAGGCCGATATGGATACTTGGATTTCTCGATTCAGAGAAGCAGAACCTGTTTCTCCAGATCAGAAAGTATTAATTCCGGGTGATCCTGAGCGTGAGTTTGAAAAAATCAGAAAGTTAGAAGGAATCCCATTGTTGGATCCTGTGATAAAAGATTTGGAAGAAGTAGCTGCTGAATTTGGAATGAAATTTCCGCTTTAA
- a CDS encoding GntR family transcriptional regulator, whose translation MEFNSKKSIYLQIADLLIENILKKIWKEGERIPSVRQLAVELEVNPNTAMRTYTYLQDQGIIYNKRGIGYFISADAYSKVLDVRRKVFLMNEVPSFFKNMELLQIDWEDLKQQFQLFQS comes from the coding sequence ATGGAGTTTAATAGTAAAAAGTCAATCTACTTACAAATAGCCGATCTTCTGATTGAGAATATCTTGAAAAAGATATGGAAAGAAGGAGAACGTATTCCCTCTGTGCGTCAGTTAGCAGTAGAGTTAGAGGTGAATCCAAACACTGCTATGAGAACCTATACTTATCTTCAAGATCAGGGAATTATATACAATAAAAGAGGTATTGGTTATTTCATTTCTGCAGATGCTTATAGCAAAGTGTTAGATGTTAGAAGAAAAGTGTTTTTGATGAATGAAGTTCCATCATTTTTCAAAAATATGGAGTTACTACAAATTGATTGGGAAGATTTGAAACAACAGTTCCAATTATTCCAAAGCTAG
- a CDS encoding transporter, which yields MTLKKALYFAFTCFLIIFGTISVKAQKEELTEAQLEALARAMDNPLTQVWSLAFQNNTVWVNNNVNDDTQSANLFSFQPILPMPLGEDYLFFVRPVFNLITLPKFDIDQPDFFDGHDTGFGDIILGAGFGPKKSEGLLWGLGASFIFPTASSSSFGSGKWQLGPAGILFYIKKKFLVGTLAQQWWSVGGDSDRPRTNHASFLCFFVYNLPNQWQLRYNPNIVADWTADDGKVFFPIGLGVGKMTKLGKVPIKLMLEGQYGAVKPNLLAPFQTLPIPGAPGIDAGIDWLLRFQINFVIPSPFGDIGKILKMHE from the coding sequence ATGACTTTAAAAAAAGCCCTCTATTTTGCCTTTACTTGCTTTCTCATAATATTCGGTACAATTTCAGTGAAAGCTCAAAAAGAAGAGTTAACCGAAGCTCAACTTGAAGCTTTAGCTAGAGCAATGGACAACCCTCTAACACAAGTCTGGAGTCTAGCATTTCAGAACAATACGGTTTGGGTGAATAACAATGTAAATGATGATACCCAATCTGCTAATCTTTTTAGTTTTCAGCCTATTCTTCCTATGCCTTTGGGTGAAGATTATTTATTCTTTGTTCGTCCTGTTTTCAATCTAATCACATTACCTAAATTTGACATAGATCAACCCGATTTCTTTGATGGGCATGATACAGGTTTTGGGGATATTATTTTAGGAGCAGGTTTTGGTCCCAAGAAATCTGAAGGATTATTATGGGGATTGGGAGCTTCTTTTATTTTTCCTACTGCAAGTTCTTCCTCTTTTGGTTCTGGAAAATGGCAATTAGGTCCTGCCGGAATTCTATTCTACATCAAGAAAAAGTTTCTCGTTGGTACTTTAGCGCAGCAATGGTGGTCTGTAGGCGGAGATAGTGATAGACCACGAACTAACCATGCGAGTTTCCTTTGTTTTTTTGTTTATAATCTCCCCAATCAGTGGCAACTACGCTACAACCCTAATATTGTAGCCGATTGGACAGCAGATGATGGTAAAGTCTTTTTCCCAATTGGATTAGGAGTTGGAAAAATGACAAAACTTGGAAAGGTACCAATTAAGTTAATGCTTGAAGGACAATATGGTGCTGTCAAACCTAATTTATTAGCACCTTTTCAAACCTTACCCATTCCAGGTGCTCCAGGTATAGACGCAGGAATTGATTGGCTTTTGAGATTTCAAATCAACTTCGTTATTCCTAGTCCATTCGGTGATATTGGAAAAATCTTGAAAATGCACGAATAA
- a CDS encoding CHAT domain-containing protein, with protein MIYLFIFLQILFMPFVKSHKDSDLLSLGHEAYKERKFNSSANYMQKVTEVTNDATTKAYAQYYLAYIYLRDVIDPVKCYSEAHASMKNFEKGNIESPRFYSRVLDLLGDYHNRVGNLDSAEFYYHKRYLFSKKNGQSDKVISLALTGLAHNLYQKQEFHLGENIQLYALGLSANEIDYSNYIGFLLSKDAFSAANEIIQKIDINKKSRINSNKYLYFLALAEIKNGNYNLAIQTLEKYIKTTLSARKKYIDDINKDTYLLTHFYIARAYWQQAYCYKALGYLNKGIEVLEIALKNVKVSMEAQAQRNLVLQSRIYRSLEEFHLESKHQTNQDFLSKSFDVLNQYLQNKADTNSIIHSELMYNYFAKAEQAPELLDKDKLYWQSYIHLKKFISKQYYDEDQLQHLASLKSLQDQLIDYFSTRFIATQKEDYLLYALEIAENAKSYILYKRNKAGQRISVDEYLAQDDIFQLKKEQRDSPLLLPNDIRSYFKKHYTEKGKSFLSYYLLKNKLLIVSLSDEKFQLHITHLSNRDLKLIDGIGKQLQASDFFIERSFIDKLEQLRMLLLPQNILKMHQESIVVSSHDKLSSIPLEVLPVGRNRHYLLEDHAISYAFSLHHDLLVKGTITAPNQDLSILGIAPFASKDLPFSSKEVKNISKRYIIDEEATRENILELYSEFDILHFATHANFDNTSNEAEIYLFSEGEKTGLSFEEIEELDFSNHKLISLSACYTGIGNYMDGEGVMSLQRAFAYSKAPSILASLWKVEDQASTFILKEFYNQIKKGSPKDEALRAAKLKYIEAYPVARMNPMFWGGMIISGNMDQVVREPWYNTLIFMLVLSIVLFGSIWKYVHSKRTAKQAEVTF; from the coding sequence ATGATTTATTTATTTATTTTTCTTCAAATCCTTTTTATGCCTTTTGTTAAGTCTCATAAAGACAGTGATTTACTTAGTCTTGGACATGAGGCTTATAAGGAAAGAAAATTTAATAGTTCAGCTAATTATATGCAAAAGGTAACAGAAGTTACTAATGATGCTACGACTAAAGCTTATGCTCAATATTATTTAGCATATATATACTTGAGGGATGTGATAGACCCTGTCAAATGTTATTCAGAAGCTCATGCTTCAATGAAAAATTTTGAAAAAGGTAATATTGAGTCCCCCAGATTTTATTCAAGAGTACTAGATTTACTTGGTGATTATCACAATAGAGTTGGGAATTTAGACTCTGCGGAATTTTATTATCATAAAAGATATTTATTTTCAAAAAAAAATGGACAGAGTGATAAGGTCATATCTTTAGCACTAACTGGCTTGGCTCATAATCTTTATCAAAAGCAGGAATTTCATCTAGGTGAAAATATACAGCTATATGCTTTAGGTTTATCAGCTAATGAAATTGATTATTCAAATTACATTGGTTTTTTACTCTCAAAAGATGCTTTTTCTGCAGCTAATGAAATAATACAAAAGATTGATATAAATAAGAAAAGTAGAATAAACTCAAATAAATATCTTTACTTTTTAGCGTTAGCTGAAATCAAAAATGGAAATTATAACCTAGCTATTCAGACTTTAGAAAAATATATAAAGACTACACTATCAGCAAGAAAGAAATATATAGATGACATTAATAAAGATACGTATCTTCTAACCCATTTTTATATTGCAAGAGCATATTGGCAGCAAGCTTATTGTTATAAGGCTTTAGGTTATTTAAATAAGGGAATCGAGGTATTAGAGATAGCTTTGAAAAATGTAAAGGTATCGATGGAAGCCCAAGCTCAGCGGAATCTGGTTTTACAAAGTAGGATTTATAGAAGTTTAGAGGAGTTTCATTTAGAGAGTAAACATCAAACAAATCAAGATTTTTTATCAAAGTCTTTTGATGTTTTAAATCAGTATTTACAAAATAAAGCTGATACGAATAGTATAATACATAGTGAGTTGATGTATAACTATTTTGCTAAAGCAGAACAAGCCCCAGAGTTGTTAGATAAAGATAAATTGTATTGGCAGTCTTATATACACCTAAAAAAGTTTATTTCGAAGCAGTATTATGATGAAGATCAACTACAGCATCTTGCTTCACTAAAAAGTTTACAAGACCAACTCATAGACTATTTTTCTACTCGCTTTATTGCTACTCAAAAAGAAGATTATTTATTGTATGCTTTAGAAATAGCAGAAAATGCTAAATCATATATTTTATATAAGAGGAATAAAGCTGGACAGCGAATTTCTGTGGATGAGTATTTAGCTCAAGATGATATCTTTCAATTAAAAAAGGAACAAAGGGATAGCCCTCTTTTACTTCCCAATGATATCCGTTCTTACTTTAAAAAGCATTACACTGAAAAAGGGAAAAGCTTCTTATCATATTACTTACTAAAAAATAAATTACTGATTGTATCACTTAGTGATGAAAAATTTCAGTTGCATATAACCCATTTAAGTAATCGAGATTTAAAATTGATAGATGGTATAGGTAAACAATTACAAGCTAGTGACTTCTTTATAGAACGTTCCTTTATAGATAAATTAGAGCAGTTAAGAATGCTTCTTTTACCTCAGAATATTCTTAAAATGCATCAGGAGAGTATTGTAGTTTCTTCACATGATAAGTTATCATCTATACCATTAGAAGTTTTACCTGTTGGGAGAAATAGGCATTATTTACTAGAAGATCATGCTATAAGTTATGCTTTTTCTTTACATCATGATTTACTAGTAAAAGGGACAATAACAGCGCCGAATCAAGACTTAAGTATTCTTGGTATAGCTCCTTTTGCATCTAAAGACTTACCATTTTCTTCAAAAGAAGTTAAAAATATCTCTAAAAGATATATCATAGATGAAGAGGCTACCCGAGAAAATATTTTAGAGCTTTACTCCGAGTTTGATATCCTTCATTTTGCTACTCATGCTAATTTTGATAATACATCGAATGAGGCTGAAATTTATCTTTTCTCAGAAGGTGAAAAAACAGGATTAAGTTTTGAAGAAATAGAGGAATTAGATTTTTCTAATCATAAGTTGATCTCTCTTAGTGCTTGCTATACGGGTATTGGAAATTATATGGATGGAGAGGGGGTCATGAGTTTGCAAAGAGCGTTTGCTTATTCAAAAGCTCCGTCAATATTAGCTAGTCTTTGGAAAGTTGAAGATCAAGCATCAACTTTTATACTGAAGGAATTTTAT
- a CDS encoding ABC transporter ATP-binding protein: MIEINKLSFGYKRNKKLYDQLDLKLVSGNIYGLLGQNGAGKSTLFKIIMGLKFPKEGSCKVFGYESKERNPEVLQDIFLLAEEFYLPDLSITDYEKALAPFYPNYNPKQFRDCLTEFKVDWAGHLKELSYGQKKKVLIAFALATNCKIVLMDEPTNGLDIPSKSQFRKIIASNASEERIFIISTHQVRDLESLIDPIIIVDQGRVVFNQSCEQITDKLVFTRQQEMSVNNPLYYETAIGNDYVIGLNEEGVNSNINLELLFNGVTSEPQKFEEVFETLS, from the coding sequence ATGATAGAAATAAATAAACTCTCTTTTGGTTATAAGAGAAATAAAAAACTGTATGATCAGCTTGATCTAAAACTTGTATCTGGAAATATATATGGACTCTTAGGTCAGAATGGAGCTGGTAAATCGACTCTTTTTAAGATTATCATGGGACTAAAATTTCCGAAAGAAGGAAGTTGTAAAGTTTTCGGCTATGAAAGTAAAGAGAGAAATCCAGAGGTACTTCAAGACATATTTTTGCTTGCTGAAGAGTTTTATTTGCCTGATTTGTCTATCACTGATTATGAGAAGGCACTAGCTCCTTTTTACCCAAATTATAATCCCAAACAATTCAGAGACTGTCTCACAGAATTTAAAGTAGATTGGGCAGGACATCTGAAAGAGCTTTCTTACGGACAAAAGAAGAAGGTTTTAATTGCTTTTGCTTTAGCTACAAACTGTAAAATTGTATTGATGGATGAACCTACCAATGGTTTGGATATTCCATCAAAAAGTCAATTCAGAAAAATTATAGCCTCAAATGCAAGTGAAGAACGCATCTTCATCATTTCAACACACCAAGTAAGAGACTTAGAAAGCTTAATTGATCCTATCATTATTGTTGATCAAGGAAGAGTAGTTTTCAACCAAAGTTGTGAGCAAATCACAGACAAGTTGGTATTCACAAGACAGCAAGAAATGAGCGTGAACAACCCTCTTTATTATGAAACTGCTATAGGTAATGATTACGTCATAGGCTTGAATGAAGAGGGAGTAAATTCGAATATAAATCTTGAATTACTCTTTAATGGAGTTACGAGTGAACCACAGAAGTTTGAAGAAGTATTTGAAACCCTAAGCTAG
- a CDS encoding DUF3291 domain-containing protein has translation MQPITTISFFKYDSLKSKFWAFKMMQDAHQYLKKIKGQTSYKLMGSGAGLGFNPLPDWSVYSLLQTWTSEKDAVHFFESSELIELYKIHTIETCTLYMKTILTKGVWNGENPFISSEKVDTQNIPIAVLTRATIKPSLLFHFWSSVPSSQKQLQTYEGLLFSKGVAEIPIFQIATFSLWENEEVMKSFAYSHNGHKSAIKKTRTLKWYKEEMFTRFYPFKVEGTWEGKQILTT, from the coding sequence ATGCAACCAATTACTACAATTTCCTTCTTCAAATATGATAGTTTAAAATCTAAATTTTGGGCATTTAAAATGATGCAAGATGCTCATCAATATCTGAAAAAAATAAAGGGTCAAACATCGTATAAGTTGATGGGGAGTGGTGCAGGCTTAGGTTTTAATCCTTTGCCCGATTGGTCTGTTTATAGTTTACTGCAAACTTGGACTTCTGAGAAAGATGCAGTCCATTTTTTTGAATCCTCAGAATTGATTGAATTATATAAAATTCATACCATTGAGACTTGTACATTGTATATGAAAACCATTCTAACTAAAGGTGTTTGGAATGGAGAAAACCCTTTTATTTCTAGTGAAAAAGTGGATACTCAAAATATCCCGATAGCAGTTCTTACGAGAGCTACAATAAAGCCTTCCCTTTTATTTCATTTTTGGTCATCAGTGCCAAGTTCTCAAAAGCAACTTCAAACTTATGAAGGTTTATTGTTCAGTAAAGGAGTCGCTGAAATTCCTATTTTTCAGATTGCGACTTTTAGTCTTTGGGAAAATGAAGAGGTAATGAAATCCTTTGCTTACTCTCATAATGGACATAAAAGTGCGATAAAGAAAACTAGAACTTTGAAATGGTATAAGGAAGAAATGTTTACAAGATTCTATCCGTTTAAAGTTGAAGGGACATGGGAAGGGAAACAGATTTTGACTACTTGA
- a CDS encoding ROK family protein — protein sequence MEKKATGKVSVKKEIRKRQIMQLFREKEILSPSEIAKETQLTLPMSSSLTKELQDEGYIKLTDVEVSKVGRPPTSYKLDAEGGYFLGVNIGGRRTTAIMLNLCEEEIGFQSFSSGNLDGGPEDLIKILDQVQEFISSCDVEKEKIIGCGIAITGLVNSKTGETFTHFKTLGFRDFCQEYLKIPVQIENNINSVVLGEKYFGSAKDIDNVACISLGWGIGMGLLVNGELYTGNSGLAGEIGHIKVEENGVVCTCGKIGCLETVASGRAIVKQLKSSLREGAETRLNNLDEERQRRYYLLEAFVEEVKKGDLLSMQVMENVGAYIGKSLGTFINLFNPELIILSGILSEAGDSILYPVRSSIMKNSLIEIYNDIKLEASDLGQKAGSLGATTLVSEHLFGTSKINADLYV from the coding sequence ATGGAGAAAAAAGCTACAGGGAAAGTTTCGGTAAAGAAAGAAATTAGAAAGAGACAGATCATGCAATTATTTCGAGAGAAGGAAATTCTGTCTCCATCCGAAATTGCTAAAGAAACACAATTGACATTACCCATGTCTTCAAGCTTAACCAAAGAGCTTCAAGACGAAGGATATATTAAACTAACAGATGTAGAAGTTAGTAAAGTTGGTCGTCCACCAACTTCATACAAACTAGATGCAGAAGGAGGATATTTTTTAGGTGTAAATATTGGTGGTAGAAGAACTACTGCAATTATGCTTAACCTTTGTGAAGAAGAGATTGGTTTCCAATCATTCTCTAGTGGAAACCTTGATGGAGGCCCAGAAGATTTAATCAAAATCCTAGATCAAGTACAAGAATTTATTTCTTCTTGTGATGTTGAGAAAGAAAAAATCATTGGTTGTGGTATTGCAATCACAGGTTTGGTAAATAGCAAAACTGGAGAGACGTTCACTCACTTCAAGACACTTGGATTCAGAGATTTCTGTCAAGAATATCTGAAAATCCCTGTACAAATTGAAAACAATATTAACTCCGTTGTTCTGGGAGAAAAGTATTTTGGCTCAGCCAAAGACATTGACAATGTTGCTTGTATCTCATTGGGTTGGGGTATTGGTATGGGACTCTTGGTTAACGGAGAGCTTTATACGGGTAACTCGGGTCTAGCAGGTGAGATCGGTCACATCAAAGTAGAAGAAAATGGTGTTGTTTGTACTTGCGGAAAGATTGGCTGTTTGGAGACTGTTGCTTCAGGCCGTGCAATTGTAAAGCAGCTTAAATCTTCTCTAAGAGAAGGAGCTGAAACACGTCTGAATAACCTTGATGAGGAGAGACAGCGTCGTTATTATCTATTGGAAGCATTTGTAGAGGAAGTAAAAAAAGGTGATTTACTTTCAATGCAAGTAATGGAAAATGTAGGTGCTTATATAGGTAAAAGTTTGGGTACTTTTATCAACCTATTCAACCCTGAGTTAATTATTCTGAGTGGTATTCTGAGTGAAGCTGGTGATAGTATTCTTTATCCTGTCCGATCTTCCATCATGAAAAACTCATTGATTGAAATATATAACGATATTAAGCTTGAAGCTTCTGATCTTGGGCAAAAAGCGGGTAGCTTAGGAGCTACGACACTTGTTTCGGAACACTTATTTGGAACTTCTAAGATTAATGCAGATTTGTACGTATAG
- a CDS encoding pyridoxamine 5'-phosphate oxidase family protein, whose amino-acid sequence MMNLFEEAKQELARSNADRKHPFRFFTLGSYNSDQNFPELRTVVKRGIKDDFSIYFFTDSRSPKVEQLKKHPNVSVLFYHSKKQLQIRIRAKAELIGTDSIFYHEQLERAKQAPSVSDYQSLLSPSSPLSSDLKFGEKLHFSLILLHASELDILQLDRAEHQRFLYQKKGDKWIKTRLVP is encoded by the coding sequence ATGATGAATCTTTTTGAAGAAGCGAAACAAGAATTAGCACGAAGTAATGCTGATCGTAAGCATCCTTTCCGATTTTTTACTTTAGGAAGTTATAATTCAGATCAAAATTTCCCAGAACTAAGAACAGTTGTCAAAAGAGGAATAAAAGATGATTTCTCTATTTATTTTTTTACAGATTCTAGAAGTCCTAAAGTTGAGCAGTTGAAAAAACACCCGAATGTTTCAGTGCTATTTTATCATTCCAAAAAGCAACTGCAAATACGGATAAGAGCAAAAGCAGAATTGATAGGCACTGATTCTATATTTTATCATGAACAATTAGAAAGAGCAAAACAGGCTCCGTCTGTTTCAGATTATCAAAGTTTACTTTCTCCTAGCTCACCTTTGTCTTCAGATTTGAAGTTTGGTGAAAAATTACACTTTTCTTTAATTCTTTTACACGCTTCAGAGTTAGATATCCTTCAATTAGACAGAGCTGAACACCAAAGATTTTTATATCAGAAGAAAGGTGATAAATGGATAAAGACAAGACTTGTACCTTAG